A stretch of DNA from Cellulomonas fengjieae:
CGAGACCACGGTGATGACGACGAAGAAGATCACCGCGTTCGCGGTCTGGTAGGCGAACTCGCCCCCCGAGAACCCGCCGCGGAAGATCAGCAGCGTGACGGACTCCGTCGCGGTCCCGGGGCCGCCGTTCGTGAGGGCGACGATGGGGTCGAACACCTGCAGGAAGCTCTTCAGGCTCAGGACCACGTTGATCGTGAAGAAGGCGCTGATCAGCGGGAACGTGATGCTGGTGAACTGCTTCCACGGCTTGGCACCGTCCAGCGACGCCGCCTCGTACATCTCGCGCGGGATCGTCTGCAGCCCGGCCAGGTAGATGATGATCGCGAAGGCGCAGGCCTGCCAGACGGCCAGGGCGACGATCGCGGTCCACGCCCAGGTCTCGTTGGTGAGGATGTTGTCGGCGAAGAGCGGGATGCCCGACAGGATCTTGGGCAGCGAGTTCGAGAAGATGAACTGGAAGACGTAGCCGATGACGAGGATCGCCAGGACGTACGGCACGAAGTAGACGCCGCGCCAGAAGTCGCGCGCGAGGATCTTGGCGTTCAGACCGAGCGCGATGGCCAACGAGATCAGGTTGGTCAGCACGGTCGCGGTGACCGCGAACAGGAACGAGAACCCGTACGCCTGCAGCACCCGGTCGTCGCGGAACAGGTTGACGTAGTTGGACACCCCGACGAAGTTCCAGGCGCCGTAGCCGGCGTAGTTGGTGAGGCTGAAGAAGATGCCGACCAGCACCGGGAGGGTGTGGAACAGGAAGAACGCGATGACCGCGGGCCAGACCATCCAGTAGAACGTGGACTGCGCGCGGTCCCGCTTGCCGCGTCGCGCGGTGGTGGTACCGGCCCGCCCGGCCCCGCGCGCCGCGGGCAGGGGCATCGCCTGCGTGGAGGACGTCATCGTCAATCTCCCGTCACGGGGATGGTGCGAGCGGCGACCTTGCTCCACTCGCTGTCGAGGGTGGCGAGCGCAGCCTCGGCGTCGCCGGTGAACAGGAACTGCTGGTCGATCGCCGCGAGCGGGATGCTGGCCGGGATCTGGTGGTCGATGAAGCCCGCGATCCGGCCCTCGTCGAAGTACGGCGCGACCGACTGGATCGCCGGGTTGTCGCTGGGCTCCGCGCCCTCCACGGCCGGGAACATGTTCTGCGAGGCGGCGAACTGCTCGACCACGTCCTTCTGGAACAGGTAGTCGATGAACCGCAGCGCCTCCGCCTGCCGCGGGGACTCCTTCGGCATCGTCACGGCCACATCGACCCCCGAGACCAGCACGCGGTCGGCGGGGTCCTCGGCCGCCGGGTACGGGAAGATCCCCGCCCGCAGGTCCGGGTTGACGCCCTGGATCGGGCTCAGCGCCCAGATGCCTTGCAGGAGCATGGCGACCTCGCCGTTGGCGAACGCCGCGTTGCCGTCGTCGTAGGTCGCCCCGCGGTATCCCGGCTGCATGTAGTCGAAGAGCTGTGCCTGCTGGTCCAGCGCCCCGGCGAAGTCCTTCTCGAACGACACCGGGGAGTCCGGACCGGTCTCCGCACCCTGCTCACGCATCCGCTCGAAGAAACCGTCCTCGGCGGCGTAGGCGCCGATCCCGTTGAACGAGGCCAGGGTCGTCCACGAGTCGGCGAGCGTCCCGTAGAACGGGGTGATGCCGGCGGCCTCGAGCGTGTCGCAGATCGCGATCAGGTCGTCCCAGGTCTCGGGGACCTCGAGGCCCTGCTGCTCGAAGATCTCTTGGTTGTAGATGATCCCGTCGGCGTTGCTGACGTAGCCGAGGCCGTTCACCTCGTCGCCGTACGTGCCCAGGTCCGCCATGATCTCCTGCACCGCCGGGTTGATGGTCTCCAGCACCGGCTGGTCGGAGAAGTCGTAGAAGACCCCGGCCTCCGCGAGTCGGCCGAAGTTGCCGCTCGCGTTGAGGGTGATGACGTCCGGTGCCTTGTCCTTCACCAGCAGCGTCCGGATGGCCGTGTCGGCGTCGGCGACCTGGTTCTGTACCACCCGGATGTCCGGGTTCTCCGCCTCGAAGTCGGCGATGATCTGGTCGAAGTCCTCGAGCGCCTCACCCTTGAACTGGAAGAAGCTCAGGGTGGTCACGCCGTCGGAGGGTTCGTTCGCACAGCCGCCGGCGGCGGTCAGCAGCAGCGCCAGCACCGCCGCCGCCCTGACACGCCGACCTCGTCGCGTCACTCGGTCTCTCATCGTGCGCCTCCCTGCGCCGGGTTCCGGACGCGGGCGCAGGCCGACGACGTCCAGCTCGCGACCCGTCATGACGGTCTCGTCGTCCTGCCATTGGAGCGCTGACTGCGCCGCGGCGCGCGTCGAGACGCCCACGACGTGGATCCGGGAGCGCCTGCCGTGGGCCAGCCGACCAGCGCCACGGCCCGGCCGATCCCGCTCTGCCGGTCGCGCCCTTCATGTCAACATGGAACCAATGGACCGGTGGACGGAGTGCTGACCGACAGCGACCGAGCGCTCGCCCGCGCCGTGCTGATCGCCGGGCCGATCTCGCGTAGCGAGCTCACCAGCCGCCTCGGGAGCGGCGAGATACGCGATCCAGGACACCGTCGACCGCATCGACCTCGATCGGGAGGCGCAGGAGCTGCTGCAGGCCCCGGCCCCGACGAGAGGAGCCCTCGTATGACGTGGACGACGAAGGACGCGCCCTGGTGGACCCGGGCCGTCGTGTACCAGGTGTACCCGCGCTCGTTCGCGGACTCCGACGGAAACGGCATCGGTGACCTGCCGGGGATCCTCGGCCACCTGGACCACCTGGCGGAGCTGGGGGCGGACGTCGTCTGGCTGTCGCCGATCTACACCTCGCCGCAGGACGACAACGGGTACGACATCAGCGACTACCGCGCGGTCGACCCGGTGTTCGGCACGCTCGAGGACCTGGACCGGCTGGTCGAGGCCCTGCACGAGCGGGGCATGAAGCTGGTCATGGACCTCGTGGTCAACCACACGTCCGACGAGCACCCGTGGTTCGTCGAGTCCCGCGACCCCGCGAGCCCGAAGCGCGGCTGGTACTGGTGGCGGCCCGCGCGCGACGGCATGGCGGCCGGGGCGCCCGGCGCCGAGCCGACCAACTGGCGCTCGTTCTTCGGCGGCCCCACCTGGGAGCTCGACGAGCGGTCGGGCGAGTACTACCTGCACCTGTTCAGCCGCAAGCAGCCGGACCTGAACTGGGAGAACCCGCAGGTCAGGGACGCCGTGTACGAGATGATGCGGTGGTGGCTCGACCGCGGCGTCGACGGCTTCCGGATGGACGTCATCAACCTCATCTCGAAGGACACCGCGCTGCCCGACGGTGCGGTCACGGACGGCCTGTTCGGGGACGGCGGACCGTACTACGTCTGCGGGCCGCGCATCCACGAGTTCCTGGCCGAGATGCACAAGGCCGTGTTCGCCGACCGTCCGGGCACGCTGCTGACCGTGGGGGAGATGCCCGGCGTCACGGTGGAGCAGGCGCGGGACTTCACCGACCCGGGGCGCAAGGAGGTCGACATGGTGTTCCAGTTCGAGCACGTCGGCCTCGACCACGGCCCCGGCGGCAAGTTCGACGTCCGGCCGCTGCGGCTGCGTGACCTCAAGGCGTCGCTCGGTCGCTGGCAGGCCGGTCTGGCCGACGTCGGCTGGAACAGCCTCTACTGGGACAACCACGACCAGCCGCGGGTCGTGTCGCGGTTCGGCGACGACGGGGAGCTCCGACGGGAGTCGGCCACGATGCTGGCGACGGTCCTGCACCTGCACCGCGGGACGCCCTACGTGTACCAGGGCGAGGAGCTCGGGATGACGAACGCGCACTTCACGCGCTTCGACCAGTACCGGGACATCGAGACCCTCAACCACGTCACTGCTGCGAAGACGGTCGGCACCGGGACGGACGAGGACCTCCTCGCCGGCATCGCCGCGATGAGCCGCGACAACGCCCGCACCCCCATGCAGTGGGACGACTCGCCGCACGCGGGGTTCACCACCGGCATCCCGTGGATCGAGGTGAACCAGAACTACCGCGAGATCAACGCCGCGCAGCAGCGGGCCGACCCCGGGTCGGTCTTCCACTACTACCGGGCGCTGATCACCCTGCGGCACCGGGACCCCGTGGTCGCACTCGGCGACTTCACGATGCTGCTGCCCGACCACGAGCACGTGTACGCCTTCACCCGCCGGCTCGACGGCACCGAGCTGCTGGTCCTCGGCAACTTCTCCGGGGACGTGCAGGACGTCGAG
This window harbors:
- a CDS encoding glycoside hydrolase family 13 protein, with product MTWTTKDAPWWTRAVVYQVYPRSFADSDGNGIGDLPGILGHLDHLAELGADVVWLSPIYTSPQDDNGYDISDYRAVDPVFGTLEDLDRLVEALHERGMKLVMDLVVNHTSDEHPWFVESRDPASPKRGWYWWRPARDGMAAGAPGAEPTNWRSFFGGPTWELDERSGEYYLHLFSRKQPDLNWENPQVRDAVYEMMRWWLDRGVDGFRMDVINLISKDTALPDGAVTDGLFGDGGPYYVCGPRIHEFLAEMHKAVFADRPGTLLTVGEMPGVTVEQARDFTDPGRKEVDMVFQFEHVGLDHGPGGKFDVRPLRLRDLKASLGRWQAGLADVGWNSLYWDNHDQPRVVSRFGDDGELRRESATMLATVLHLHRGTPYVYQGEELGMTNAHFTRFDQYRDIETLNHVTAAKTVGTGTDEDLLAGIAAMSRDNARTPMQWDDSPHAGFTTGIPWIEVNQNYREINAAQQRADPGSVFHYYRALITLRHRDPVVALGDFTMLLPDHEHVYAFTRRLDGTELLVLGNFSGDVQDVELGQAWPLGAPADALVLANYPAGDAPSPDGRLRLRPWEARVYRWDLF
- a CDS encoding carbohydrate ABC transporter permease; the protein is MTSSTQAMPLPAARGAGRAGTTTARRGKRDRAQSTFYWMVWPAVIAFFLFHTLPVLVGIFFSLTNYAGYGAWNFVGVSNYVNLFRDDRVLQAYGFSFLFAVTATVLTNLISLAIALGLNAKILARDFWRGVYFVPYVLAILVIGYVFQFIFSNSLPKILSGIPLFADNILTNETWAWTAIVALAVWQACAFAIIIYLAGLQTIPREMYEAASLDGAKPWKQFTSITFPLISAFFTINVVLSLKSFLQVFDPIVALTNGGPGTATESVTLLIFRGGFSGGEFAYQTANAVIFFVVITVVSLVQFRVLQSREAEF
- a CDS encoding ABC transporter substrate-binding protein, with protein sequence MRDRVTRRGRRVRAAAVLALLLTAAGGCANEPSDGVTTLSFFQFKGEALEDFDQIIADFEAENPDIRVVQNQVADADTAIRTLLVKDKAPDVITLNASGNFGRLAEAGVFYDFSDQPVLETINPAVQEIMADLGTYGDEVNGLGYVSNADGIIYNQEIFEQQGLEVPETWDDLIAICDTLEAAGITPFYGTLADSWTTLASFNGIGAYAAEDGFFERMREQGAETGPDSPVSFEKDFAGALDQQAQLFDYMQPGYRGATYDDGNAAFANGEVAMLLQGIWALSPIQGVNPDLRAGIFPYPAAEDPADRVLVSGVDVAVTMPKESPRQAEALRFIDYLFQKDVVEQFAASQNMFPAVEGAEPSDNPAIQSVAPYFDEGRIAGFIDHQIPASIPLAAIDQQFLFTGDAEAALATLDSEWSKVAARTIPVTGD